A region from the Sandaracinus amylolyticus genome encodes:
- a CDS encoding NADH oxidase: MPAPRAREDKRLLRLLPVERWPTEDEARRSRWLSPVRIGPIEAHERTWIPAMVPWRATEDGFVTENVIGWYRRFAESAPGVIVVEATGIRDVPSGPLLRIGHDRFVPGLRRLTEAVRDASRGRTRLFLQIIDFLAIKRRPPREKFLERFLVIDDALRARVPGASDSEIRAFLLAQDDDALRDYLSPRDHESLTIGHRERVTDTHLPHIRDLPRTIPPLFADAARRAREAGFDGVELHYAHAYTMSSFLSRLNDRADGYGGPREHRVRLPLETYRAVRDAVGPDYVVGARFLGDDVVEGGSRIDDATFFALEFARAGMDFLSISKGGRFEDAKQPKVGEAAYPYTGPSGHECMPTVHSGPPGPFGRNVLLAATIRRALRDHDLTTPIVTAGGIATFDQAESILARGDADIVAMARQALADPDFFEKLRRGRGDDIRRCLFTNYCEALDQSHKEVTCQRWDRESLDDTTPRSADGKRRLLAPPWVAS, translated from the coding sequence ATGCCCGCGCCCCGCGCCCGCGAAGACAAGCGGCTCCTCCGCCTCCTGCCCGTCGAACGCTGGCCCACCGAGGACGAAGCGCGACGCTCGCGCTGGCTCTCCCCGGTGCGCATCGGCCCGATCGAGGCGCACGAGCGCACGTGGATCCCCGCGATGGTCCCGTGGCGCGCCACCGAGGACGGCTTCGTCACCGAGAACGTGATCGGCTGGTACCGGCGCTTCGCGGAGAGCGCGCCCGGCGTGATCGTCGTCGAAGCGACGGGCATCCGCGACGTGCCGAGCGGACCGCTGCTGCGCATCGGCCACGATCGATTCGTGCCCGGGCTGCGTCGCCTCACCGAGGCAGTGCGCGACGCATCGCGCGGGCGCACCCGCTTGTTCCTGCAGATCATCGACTTCCTCGCGATCAAGCGCCGCCCGCCGCGCGAGAAGTTCCTCGAGCGCTTCCTCGTGATCGACGACGCGCTCCGCGCGCGCGTTCCGGGCGCGAGCGATTCCGAGATCCGCGCGTTCCTCCTCGCGCAGGACGACGACGCGCTCCGCGACTATCTATCCCCGCGCGATCACGAGTCGCTCACGATCGGCCATCGCGAGCGCGTCACCGACACGCACCTCCCGCACATCCGCGATCTGCCGCGCACGATCCCGCCGCTCTTCGCCGATGCGGCGCGCCGCGCGCGCGAAGCAGGGTTCGATGGAGTCGAGCTGCACTACGCGCACGCGTACACGATGTCGTCGTTCCTCTCGCGCCTGAACGATCGCGCGGACGGATACGGCGGCCCCCGCGAGCACCGCGTGCGCCTTCCGCTCGAGACCTACCGCGCAGTGCGCGACGCCGTCGGCCCCGACTACGTCGTCGGCGCGCGCTTCCTCGGCGACGACGTGGTCGAGGGCGGCTCACGCATCGACGACGCGACCTTCTTCGCCCTCGAATTCGCCCGTGCCGGCATGGACTTCCTGAGCATCAGCAAGGGCGGCCGGTTCGAGGACGCGAAACAACCGAAGGTCGGCGAGGCCGCGTATCCCTACACCGGCCCGAGCGGCCACGAGTGCATGCCCACCGTGCACAGCGGCCCGCCCGGCCCGTTCGGTCGCAACGTCCTGCTCGCCGCGACGATCCGCCGCGCGCTGCGCGATCACGATCTCACCACGCCGATCGTCACCGCGGGCGGCATCGCGACCTTCGATCAAGCCGAGTCCATCCTCGCGCGCGGCGACGCGGACATCGTCGCGATGGCGCGCCAGGCGCTCGCCGATCCCGACTTCTTCGAGAAGCTCCGGCGCGGCCGCGGCGACGACATCCGTCGCTGCCTCTTCACGAATTACTGCGAGGCGCTCGACCAATCGCACAAGGAGGTCACGTGCCAGCGCTGGGATCGCGAGTCCCTCGACGACACGACACCTCGCAGCGCCGACGGCAAGCGCCGCCTGCTCGCGCCGCCGTGGGTCGCATCCTGA